One Vitis vinifera cultivar Pinot Noir 40024 chromosome 8, ASM3070453v1 genomic window carries:
- the LOC100257131 gene encoding adenylosuccinate synthetase 2, chloroplastic → MNISSLTLDSNPISRTFSAANPRTQRSPFIRHRNVVVCSVKSVPSSPSLVAAPAGEGVNRIESLSQVSAVLGCQWGDEGKGKLVDILAKHFDIVARCQGGANAGHTIYNSEGKKFALHLVPSGILNEETMCVIGNGVVVHLPGLFEEIDGLESNGVSCKGRILVSDRAHLLFDFHQVVDGLREAELAKSFIGTTKRGIGPCYSSKVIRNGIRVCDLRHMDTFPQKLDLLLSDAASRFKGFEYGPNMLKEEVEKYKRFTERLEPFITDTVDFMNESISQKKKILVEGGQATMLDIDFGTYPFVTSSSPSAGGICTGLGIAPRVLGDLVGVVKAYNTRVGSGPFPTENLGRVGDQLRFAGQEFGTTTGRPRRCGWLDIVALKYSCQINGFSSLNLTKLDVLSDLSEIWLGVGYKEIDGKSIKSFPADLRALEQLQVEYEILPGWKTDISGFKNYSDLPKAAQQYVERIEELVGVPIHYIGVGPGREALIYK, encoded by the exons ATGAATATCTCATCCCTAACCCTCGATTCAAATCCCATTTCGAGAACTTTTAGTGCGGCAAACCCTAGAACACAGAGGTCGCCGTTTATTCGCCACAGAAATGTCGTCGTTTGCTCTGTGAAGTCCGTTCCTTCATCCCCGTCGTTGGTGGCTGCACCGGCTGGCGAAGGTGTGAACCGGATCGAATCGTTGAGTCAAGTCTCTGCAGTTCTGGGATGTCAGTGGGGTGATGAAGGGAAAGGCAAGCTCGTCGACATCTTGGCCAAACATTTCGACATCGTCGCTCGCTGTCAG GGTGGAGCTAATGCTGGGCACACTATCTACAATTCAGAGGGCAAGAAGTTTGCTCTTCACCTTGTTCCCTCAGGAATTCTTAATGAGGAGACAATGTGTGTTATTGGGAATGGTGTTGTGGTGCATCTGCCAGGGCTATTTGAAGAAATTGATGGCCTTGAATCTAATGGAGTCTCTTGCAAGGGTAGGATATTAGTATCTGACCGTGCTCATCTGTTATTTGATTTCCATCAAGTGGTTGATGGGCTTAGAGAAGCTGAGCTTGCTAAGTCCTTTATTGGTACCACCAAAAGAGGCATTGGACCCTGTTACTCAAGCAAAGTGATTCGCAATGGCATAAGAGTATGTGACCTCAGGCACATGGATACTTTCCCTCAGAAGCTTGATCTTTTATTATCAGATGCAGCTTCAAGATTCAAAGGTTTTGAGTATGGGCCAAACATGCTCAAGGAAGAAGTTGAAAAATACAAGAGATTTACTGAGAGGTTGGAACCCTTCATTACTGATACTGTGGACTTCATGAATGAATCCATTTCACAGAAGAAGAAGATTTTGGTTGAAGGTGGTCAAGCAACCATGTTGGATATTGACTTTGGAACTTATCCTTTTGTTACTTCCTCCAGTCCATCTGCAGGTGGGATCTGCACTGGTCTTGGCATTGCCCCAAGAGTCCTGGGTGATCTAGTTGGAGTG GTAAAAGCATACAATACAAGAGTTGGTTCAGGTCCTTTTCCAACGGAGAACTTGGGTAGAGTTGGTGACCAACTCAGGTTTGCAGGGCAGGAGTTTGGCACTACTACTGGTCGTCCTCGTCGTTGTGGCTGGCTAGATATAGTTGCGCTGAAGTACTCCTGTCAGATTAATGGCTTTTCTTCTCTGAATCTCACCAAGCTTGATGTCTTATCAGATCTATCCGAAATATGGCTGGGGGTTGGTTACAAAGAAATTGATGGCAAATCAATCAAATCTTTCCCTGCAGATCTCCGTGCTCTTGAGCAACTGCAG GTGGAGTATGAAATTTTACCTGGGTGGAAGACTGATATTTCCGGATTCAAAAACTACTCTGACCTCCCAAAGGCTGCACAGCAGTATGTGGAAAGGATAGAAGAACTCGTTGGTGTACCCATCCATTACATTGGTGTCGGTCCCGGGCGCGAAGCCCTTATATACAAATGA